The Siansivirga zeaxanthinifaciens CC-SAMT-1 region TTTATTTATAGAAAAATTAGAAACAAATGCCGTTATAGAAATTATAGAGATAGAATCTGGAGAAATAAACAAAACTATTGAAACCTGCGTTGGTGTTTGGAATACCCTTTCTGAACTGGATGCAGACAGAAAATGTTTACTAATAAATATTGGTGGTGGCGTTATTACAGATTTAGGTGGCTTTGTAGCTTGCACTTTTAAACGTGGTATCGCTTATGTAAATGTACCAACAACCCTACTATCCATGGTTGATGCTTCTGTAGGAGGAAAAACCGGTGTCGATTTAGGACATTTAAAAAACCAAATTGGTGTTATAAGTAATCCCGATTTAGTACTTATAGATACGCAGTTTTTAAACACCTTGCCACAAAATCAAATGCGATCTGGTTTGGCAGAAATGCTTAAACACGGACTTATAAGCGATGTGAACTATTGGAATAAATTTCAAGATTTAACAAAATTAAATCTGGACGATTTGGATGTTTTAATTTACGAATCTGTGTTAATTAAAAAACATGTTGTTGAAATTGATCCTTTTGAAAACGGCCTGAGAAAAACCTTAAACTTTGGTCACACCCTAGGTCACGCCATAGAATCTTATTTTTTAAGCAACCCAGAAAAAACAACCTTATTACACGGTGAAGCTATTGTTATAGGCATGATTTTAGCATCATACATTTCTACTCAACTAGCCGGGTTCCCTCTGGAAGATACTTTAAAAATTAAAAAGTTATGTACTAATTATTACGGCAAAGTAGATATTCTGGAATCTGAACACCAGACCATCATGGATTTACTTAAATACGATAAGAAAAACAACCACGGAAATATTAATTTCGTTTTACTTGAAGCCATTGGCAAGCCAAAAATTGATTGTTTAGTAGACGATGCTATTATTATTGATGCATTTGCATTTTATGCATCTTAGTACAATTAACCTAAGCTTTTTAAAACAACATCACATACCCTATTTAGGTCTGTTTTACTTAAATTAGAACCACTAGGTAAACAAAGCCCGGTTTCAAACAAGGCTTCGGAGTTACCATTTAAAAAACTTAAGTTCTCTTTGAAGATGGGTTGCGTATGCAATGGCTTCCAAAGCGGTTTGCTTTCTATATTTTCTTTAAGCAAATTTAATCTTATTTTTTCACGAATTTCAAAAGAATTAACCGATATACAGGTTAGCCATCGGTTTGAAAAAAAATCTTTTGGTTCGTCTAAAAAAGAAACTCCTTTAAATTGAAGTGTTTCTTTATAAAATTCAAAATTCGCTCGTCTAGACTGTATTCTTTCATTTAAAACAGCCATTTGTCCGCGACCAATGCCTGCTAAAACATTGCTCATCCTGTAATTGTAACCCATCTCGACATGCTCGTAATACGATTTGTTTTCTTTAGCCTGAGTTGCTAAAAACAAACTTTT contains the following coding sequences:
- the aroB gene encoding 3-dehydroquinate synthase; the protein is MDSITANNCTIHFNNLCYTSLNKHLKENNFSKIFILVDENTHQFCLPLFIEKLETNAVIEIIEIESGEINKTIETCVGVWNTLSELDADRKCLLINIGGGVITDLGGFVACTFKRGIAYVNVPTTLLSMVDASVGGKTGVDLGHLKNQIGVISNPDLVLIDTQFLNTLPQNQMRSGLAEMLKHGLISDVNYWNKFQDLTKLNLDDLDVLIYESVLIKKHVVEIDPFENGLRKTLNFGHTLGHAIESYFLSNPEKTTLLHGEAIVIGMILASYISTQLAGFPLEDTLKIKKLCTNYYGKVDILESEHQTIMDLLKYDKKNNHGNINFVLLEAIGKPKIDCLVDDAIIIDAFAFYAS